Genomic DNA from Parambassis ranga chromosome 10, fParRan2.1, whole genome shotgun sequence:
AAAATAACGACAGGTTAAGCACTGTCAGTGAGGCAGGAATAAAATAATCTCAATTTTCAAGCCGGAATTTGCTAACCagtagtgacagctttgacatgGGCTACCAAACCAAAAACAATACAAGGCAGGTCATGATGTATGTACTGTACTGGATGTGTCAGTACAAACATGCCGTCTACATTGGGCTTGTTCACACAGTGGTAGCTGCTGCTAGACAACAAACCAGTTGCAACTCTTTCCTGTCTGTTGCCTCTAAAACAttcatcactacatccagtggcaAATGAAAATGTATCCTCTCTTGAATTAGTTTTAGCTTGGTAATCATTGTGGAAGCTGTCACAGCTGCTTAGGTAGGACAGGCTGTAGGCTACGTGTTAGATGTGTCAATAAAATTACACATATTTGAATCCTGCGTCGGTAACAGCCTTAAACTTGATGCTGTTTTTTAGATTTATAATCCGTTTCATTATAGTTACTACTGTCTGTTTCATTTTACCTTCAAATTCATTTCAAGTTAGAAAAAGTCAACAAACACATTCATTCCTCATATTGCTGATAGAATCCCTCTCATCAAAACAAAGCAGATACACATGTTTAAATACTATTTATTTGAACTGAGTTTGGAGATATCCCTGACCCATGTGATCTTTTCCTGCGCCAACACCCTTTGTATGATTGATTATTGTCTGTAAAGAGCTTTGCTCTCTGAGGTCCCCCCGTCAGGCTGTGGATTAAAATACTTcacctgatctttgttgtgttgtggagctgcagatgttttcttgcaggctgctgctgccctccAGTGTTCCTTAGCTGCAGCATCACTTTGACAAGGAACACGTTGAACCTCTGACCGCCACAGCTCACAGCTTCTcccctttaaaaacaaaagagagcAACAACTTTCATTAACTATGTAAATTTACCTTAATAATACTGGACTGTATATGACTGATCAAAAAATATGTTTCaatcaaaaatataaacattctgTAAAAACATATCCTCAGGGCAACTAAGAGGCCACCATtgactcacatgtgagcagcagtgacATGACAACATGTTCCCACATGATTTGGTTGTTGTGCAGGATCTGTAACACCAAGCCTACAATCTACTGCTTACAATCAGCGTCATGCCACAGAAATCTGCACTAAACAGTctgtaaaaaacattttctttttttgttatcaCCTGATCACACCATTGATTTTAAGCTCTTTGAgcttattttacattttatagtACTCTAGTACGTTTTAGTTTGGGTTACATCATGTTGTTTATTAGACGGTTTATTATTACTTCATTGtatttacataaaaacattctgtgcatgtaaacagaTCATATCAGTGGGGTAAACCGCTCATGTTGTTCCCTGACGTTttcagcaggtggagctgttgCTGTCTTTCTAAAATACAATCTGTGACAGGTGCCCTTTAAACACCAGAGAGTGCTGAAGCACTAAAGAAACACCTGCCCATCAGCATCCACACACCTATTGCCTTTTGTCTAATCCATACTGTTATGTAAGTGAAAACATCTGCATCCTGAAAGTGAGACACTGTGGAGAATACAACAAGACCCTGAGTCAGTATGAGCAGATGTTTCCACAGCTGtacacacagatgtaaacatcCTAGAATTCTCCAAGAAGAAAACACGCAGAAAATATACCTTTAAAACGTGATGCAAGTGTTTGCTGCCATTAAACCTTATGGAAGTTATTTTCAATCAGTagtctgctttgtgtttgtgtctgggtTAAGAACAATGGAGATACTTGTGATTTTCAGATAAAATTACTCATGAGGATTCAGAAACAGGTCAGAGGAAAGATGAGTGACACATTTCAGCTAAATCAAAGCAATTTTATTTGCAAATCTGTTTTCACAAGTGACTCATTACAGATAACAAAGACATCAAcatctgtaaaagaaaaaaaaacattacaattacaaaAAGTAACCATCACACAGGctgaatttaaaaacattttaaaactgtCCCATGTTAAAGCAACATTATGGAGTTTTTGGAGAAATTGCTCACGGTTCTCTGATGAACGCTGATGTCTGCTACACCTGTCTAAAGTCTGTCTACACGCACATTTAATGACCAGCAGCCAAGCTCCTTcacagctggagctgtgtgtCACACAGGAAGGCTTCAGTTTGCTCCTTTTCACACTCAGAACCCGCAAAACAGCCGCGGGACCGCTGCCCAACGTTTCCCCACACAGCAAACAAACGTGTCATATCAACGTAAACTCTGTAAACTGAGGCTTTGCGCAAAGACGGTGATTGCAGACAGTAATAAACGTTTAACCAGGTACACATCCATCATTTTACAAGTGTGTTTAAGCAGTTTAACGACATAATTACCTTATTTTAGCCGGCGTCCATTCCATTACTGCACCTAATGCACCTGAATCCAACCGGAACAACGTCCGGTTTACGGAAGCTGCCAATATCTTCCACCTGTGTCGCTATGATAACGGTTCTTTTCAGCTCTCGCTGACATTAATCCTTATTTGGGCTCTTGTTTTAGTCTCTGCAGCAGCCATAACTTTCAACTTtgcttccttcttcttcttcttcttcttcttcttcttgtgaatTTCCGGTAGACCGGAAGCCCGCAGGCACACTGCTGCCCCCCTGTGTCGCTTCCAACTCCGTTTACCTCGTGCTTTGAGAAATGAGGGAGGCAGATGTGACGTATGCCGTAAAGTAGGAAAATGTTGTAGTTTTTTAAGTACCCCAAAATTTTGAAAGTGTCATTCACTCTATTTGGAATTAATGTACCATCAGAGTGATTTTGGAAATACAGTTTGGAGGCTGAAAAACTCCATAGTGTTGCTCTAACAAAGACAGATGTCTTCTATTACCTTTCTAAAAAATGAATAGCAGTTACAGGAGGGGCTTTTTtaatgaaagtaaaaaaaaaataatacataagCATATTTGTGATTTTGTTACAAAGATACAGTAATTTGTGgaatttttcttttcttcccagAATCTAAAACTAATACGTACCCTACGACAGAGAATTAAGAAATGAAGCTGAAACCAGCACCAAAACTCCCAAGGTGGCCTGTGGGGGGCTGGCACCATAAGTAAATCATTCACCTCAAACCTCCATGATGAAATGctcaactttacagcaggaagcatgtttacaaaaacatttgTGGGGGACTGAATAGCATGATCACAAAAGCACTGCCTACATTTGACTGGACAGCTTCAAAGGATCTTTCCAAGACAGAAGGACTTTACATTCAAATGCTTCAAGGTTATCCAGAAATTACTAATTCTTGATCCTACTGGCTTGTAGGTCCTCTCTAGGTTCTCATGATTTTTATGTTGGAAGACGTTTCTTAACCAATGTAATGCTTTTTCAACTTTTTGCCCCTTAACTTCTAAATGGTTTAGTGGTCTAACTTTTGACTGCAAAGCTTTTGTTAGCCATAAACATCTAGTCCCATAGTGCCAACAGTATTCctaacaaacacatacagcGGACCCAGTGAGTGGTTGACCTGGATAAACCATCAGAACCGTTCAGCATGTACTCTACCCGAGACCAGGACCCGTTATTGGGCAAAGGCTCCACTCTCAGCGTCCAGCACATCAGATTATAGACATCCACTGCTCGAATTGGAGCTGCTCGGAAATTCTGCTTGAAGTCTGGATGAAACAAAGTGAACACAATGAGCTCTTCATCTGAAATGTTCTCATACAATACACAGCTGTGACCCACACCTTGGTCCTCTTTCACATGTATCTTCCATGtttgtccaagagtttaaatggagACAACAGGACCTCCACTTGGGAGAGTGGCGAAACGTCCATGAGTCCAGTtaccttgatttaaactcttggacataacatGACCTAGGTGAATGAGAACATCCACATACTGTATCTGGCATGCTTGTATGTCTGCACTAAATACAAGTgcagttttatttctgtgttgcACGTGTAAGTTCCTGACTGTTCCTTGTGTGCACGTGTGAAAGTACCTGGCCCTTTCGCCAAGAAAAAGCCTCTCATATCGATGAACTCATTATCATAACCATGCCAGCCATTCTGCCATGCTGAGGGTTCCCCGGTATCATTTTTCCAGTATGGGAGACTTCTCTTGTTCTGGAGAAACACACATAATACTGCATTTTACACAAAAATCAAGGATGCAGAAGTTTCAAATAATGATGAAATAATAACCTGATAATGGTGAAAACATTTCATCACCACTTGTACATACCTCAGCGGTCACTCCCAATAAAATAATACCTTACTGACACTGTGTTGTCTCTTACCTCGGTGATAAACCAGCCTGGCTCAGCCACCAGTGTCAACGGCGAAACAAATCTTCCGCCTTTGTAATGGAATCGTTCTGGAATCTCGTGTCTGCCATACACGCGCATGTTAGGGACCCCAGACAATGAGTTGTACACCTGGCAATAAtccacaaacatacaaacagtgTAACCAAGTCCCACATAACTCTGAACGCAACAAACTCTTTTTGTAAATAAGCTTGTGTTCGATCTGTCCTGATCATAAAAAAGAGCATCATGGTGATGATGTAAGACAGTGATCGTGGTTTCACCTGTTGGTACTTGTTATCTTGGGGCCACAGACTGACCACCGGTCCTCTGTCCATCATCTTGCCAACATCTGACATGCTGATATACTTGTCCAGCTCTATGATTTTCTCCATCCACTGGATCTTTGTCATACCATGGTCTGAAAACAGCACAACGTTCAGCTGGTCTTCCATGTTCATCTCCTGCAAGAATGTCAGACATTCACCACTTGATAAAACGAGTGTAGAATGTGTAGCCAGAACTGTAATTACAAAGGCATACTCTGATTTTGCTGTTCAGCGTCTGCATGGCAACATCCAGTTGTCGCACAGCTGTTCTGACTTGATGAGAGTCTGGGCCAAAGTGATGGCCCTCCACATCGATTTTCTCATAATATACTGCAGCCATGTCAGCTTGGCCTGACctaagcacacaaacacagacacacattaatgTGAAATCACATTGTTATTACCAGCTGATTGGTAGGTGAACACCGCCAGGGATGATTTTCCAGATCATTCGGTGCAACAAACATCAACCCCAAACAACCCCAAGCAGCAGGACTGTGTAATTGCAGTAACAGTCACACCAGCACAAAACACGTTGTTTACATTGTTAGACAATGACGCTGTTGCAGAACTAGTAGCTCACAGTTAGTATCCATGCTTTAATgtgaaatgttgttttgtttttttgtataaaaaaacataacaatcACCTGATTGTAGTGGGTCttatgaaagaaaacaaacaacatgggCAGTGCTAACTATGACTTAAGAGCTGCAGCGAGATCAAGCGGCAGCCTctggggctcaaagttgaagcccacgcggaagtgtcaaaacttgcgaagcgagtcatttcccatagactcccatgttaaaatggccaatttcacagcaggaatgaacatgtttacagcctggtacaaaaaaccactctggtctcagatgataggttctcttctagtgtcaattgtacggggggtgaatttttttacaactcactcgtttcaatggtattcagacttaaaattacgcataattatgtcatcaacgtcccggagcctcccaccgagcctcaaagcggctcttcagaaacaaacgggtgacgtcacggaagctctgtccatagtttttactgtcaatgagcGAGATGCTGATAATCATCAgcccttgatgaactgatcctcagcaggtgtgcagacctctataCGCAGAcattttggcagtttgctgctctggagcattcaggtgtgttaacacagtgccaaGAGGGGAAAGACAtaagcaactgttgctgctcATCCATCTGGACTGGCTTCATCTCAGAGCCTACAGGCCTCACTCTTTGGTTAAATACATAATGGCACGGTGAAGAAAGTTATACGTTATATCTGCTCTTAAAACTATGACCCACTATGGGTCATAGGTGACTCATGACTCAGgtgattttgttttctgtacACTGTGTTATTGGTTGTGTGGTGGCAACATCGCCATTGACCTTAAAGAAGACGCGATGACACATAAATGTAGTGAACCAGGACAGGTGATCGT
This window encodes:
- the enpp6 gene encoding glycerophosphocholine cholinephosphodiesterase ENPP6, which encodes MCSPRALLPLLLLLGAGRQAHAARPLLVFLIDGFRYDYMDNLHELPGFRELVMNGVKVDYMTPDFPSLSYPNYYSLMTGRHCNIHQMTGNYMWDEGSKKEFLIGTNPDSRLRLWWDGSEPLWVTLQKLGKKVFMYYWPGCEVDIRGVRPSFCEEYVYNPSDKNFTESITKALNVLRSGQADMAAVYYEKIDVEGHHFGPDSHQVRTAVRQLDVAMQTLNSKIREMNMEDQLNVVLFSDHGMTKIQWMEKIIELDKYISMSDVGKMMDRGPVVSLWPQDNKYQQVYNSLSGVPNMRVYGRHEIPERFHYKGGRFVSPLTLVAEPGWFITENKRSLPYWKNDTGEPSAWQNGWHGYDNEFIDMRGFFLAKGPDFKQNFRAAPIRAVDVYNLMCWTLRVEPLPNNGSWSRVEYMLNGSDGLSRSTTHWVRCMCLLGILLALWD